The following coding sequences are from one Dermacentor silvarum isolate Dsil-2018 chromosome 4, BIME_Dsil_1.4, whole genome shotgun sequence window:
- the LOC119449288 gene encoding uncharacterized protein LOC119449288, translating into MSYAIVEFVKSKEVEVVPVSWVSDRQCRWPDHVKAEKASRMVKKQTPPQAAWKRFDIAVKGLFGTYDSARKNLNRSQFHSDLGSDSEVVPRKRCRRPPRNWTDSDSNASGTEEATAKTCPLTLPAIPKNFPQGLTSSQMSSGATGSEREIPRTGLLSRSNSSCSERDNTVDAGKYSTV; encoded by the exons ATGAGTTATGCCATTGTCGAATTTGTGAAGTCAAAAGAAGTTGAAGTTGTGCCAGTTTCGTGGGTGTCAGATAGGCAGTGCCGCTGGCCTGACCATGTAAAGGCTGAAAAAGCCAGTAGAATGGTGAAGAAACAGACTCCTCCGCAGGCGGCGTGGAAACGCTTTGACATTGCTGTCAAAGGACTGTTTG GTACTTATGATAGTGCACGAAAAAATCTGAACCGTAGCCAGTTCCACTCTGACCTGGGCAGTGATTCTGAAGTGGTTCCAAGGAAGCGATGCCGAAGGCCACCACGGAACTGGACAGACTCTGACTCTAATGCGAGTGGGACAGAAGAGGCCACTGCAAAGACATGTCCACTGACACTCCCCGCCATTCCGAAAAATTTCCCTCAAG GCCTGACTTCAAGTCAAATGTCAAGTGGAGCTACCGGCAGTGAGAGAGAAATACCAAGAACAG GCTTGCTGTCACGTTCAAATTCATCATGCAGTGAGCGTGATAACACTGTTGATGCAGGCAAGTACAGTACAGTCTAG
- the LOC125945156 gene encoding uncharacterized protein LOC125945156, with amino-acid sequence MRLSCNANLLHLCFPGQPVEVEKPQSAPTEHGSDQYVLQHMLRLLNTIRFMLQQQAESINKLCEMLPSAAVTTCTPLVNQPFNCLQELLDFDAKLTRETTSTLVREFMQLGGKDANWATKRILGYCLTDELAAQFSWLGRKGKHSFSALNIAKAVADAARKAPKGTAADVEEAIKSWLRHAPERLLAKAPKTPEHWEPQQTSDSN; translated from the exons ATGAGATTATCCTGTAATGCTAATTTATTACATTTATGCTTTCCAGGTCAACCAGTGGAAGTGGAGAAGCCACAAAGCGCACCTACTGAACATGGCAGTGACCAGT aTGTACTCCAGCATATGCTGCGTCTCCTCAACACTATACGCTTTATGCTACAGCAACAAGCAGAGAGTATCAACAAACTTTGTGAAATGCTACCATCCGCAGCAGTGACAACATGCACACCACTAGTCAATCAACCGTTCAATTGCCTGCAAGAGCTGCTTGATTTTGATGCAAAGCTGACACGTGAAACCACCAGTACTTTG GTTCGTGAATTTATGCAGCTTGGCGGGAAAGACGCAAACTGGGCGACGAAAAGAATTCTTGGATACTGTTTGACTGACGAGCTTGCTGCACAATTTTCTTGGCTTGGTCGGAAGGGGAAGCATAGCTTTTCAGCCCTAAATATTGCCAAAGCAGTAGCAG ATGCTGCACGCAAAGCTccaaaaggcactgcagcagatgtTGAAGAGGCTATTAAGTCATGGTTACGCCACGCACCGGAGCGCCTCCTTGCGAAGGCGCCTAAGACGCCTGAGCACTGGGAACCACAGCAGACATCAG ATTCCAACTGA